A window from Esox lucius isolate fEsoLuc1 chromosome 16, fEsoLuc1.pri, whole genome shotgun sequence encodes these proteins:
- the spegnb gene encoding SPEG neighbor protein, whose product MDCVDSLIISTEKVNMLFDDREGTSKRPQSGESDWILPGASLGCLKLILLPFGFTLDIKDKHVQDAAIHIQSYQDHGKELREKGPPKILQVLKDVVVLDGSAAKLECKVSAFPTPLWCGPRMAKSLRMSQSTAMCLKTLTWLPLWCKTN is encoded by the exons ATGGATTGTGTTGACAGCCTGATTATATCTACAGAGAAAGTGAATATGTTGTTTGATGACCGTGAAGGAACGAGCAAGAGACCACAA TCAGGAGAAAGTGACTGGATACTTCCTGGAGCCTCACTAGG ATGTCTAAAGCTAATACTGCTCCCCTTCGGATTCACTCTGGACATCAAAGATAAACACGTTCAAGATGCTGCTATTCACATCCAGTCATACCAAG ATCATGGAAAGGAGCTACGGGAGAAGGGCCCTCCAAAGATCCTACAGGTGCTTAAGGACGTGGTGGTCCTGGACGGCAGCGCAGCTAAACTAGAGTGTAAGGTCAGCGCTTTCCCGACCCCTTTATGGTGTGGTCCAAGGATGGCAAAGAGCTTAAGGATGAGCCAAAGTACCGCTATGTGTTTGAAGACCCTGACGTGGTTGCCTTTGTGGTGCAAAACAAATTAA